A stretch of the Desulfobacter sp. genome encodes the following:
- the yeiP gene encoding elongation factor P-like protein YeiP — translation MPKACDLKKGNVVEINDQVYMVKHIDVRTPSARGAVTLYKVRFNNIKTKQKFEASYKGNDILEDVALLRKPVQYLYPDGDFHVFMDSQEYAQYMIAQDSIEDELVWLTDGMEDITGLIIDENMVAIEIPLALVFEISQTAPGIKGASATARTKPATLSNGVEIQVPEYLEPGEMIKVNIETRKFISRA, via the coding sequence ATGCCAAAGGCCTGTGATTTAAAGAAAGGGAATGTTGTGGAGATCAATGACCAAGTATACATGGTAAAACACATTGATGTCCGAACCCCCTCTGCAAGAGGGGCGGTTACCCTTTACAAGGTCAGGTTCAACAATATCAAAACCAAGCAGAAATTTGAGGCAAGTTATAAGGGCAATGACATTTTAGAAGATGTGGCCCTTTTACGAAAACCGGTTCAATACCTTTATCCTGACGGAGATTTCCACGTGTTTATGGACAGTCAGGAATACGCCCAGTACATGATTGCACAAGATTCCATTGAAGATGAACTGGTATGGCTCACAGACGGGATGGAGGATATCACAGGGCTGATCATTGACGAAAACATGGTGGCCATTGAGATTCCCCTGGCGCTTGTGTTTGAAATATCCCAAACCGCTCCCGGTATCAAAGGGGCCTCTGCCACGGCCAGGACAAAGCCTGCCACCCTTTCCAACGGGGTTGAAATCCAGGTGCCGGAATATCTTGAACCCGGGGAGATGATAAAGGTGAATATCGAGACCCGAAAGTTTATATCCAGGGCCTGA
- a CDS encoding IS4 family transposase, whose product MTHISVPKKQLRSLNFDNFRCPLIKSLSKAPELQSRGDRPLKMTFEDQINALVYFHLQEHKSARHLIQDLKENVFAKENIAPDGGISRSSFCEAINHRGLEQLQFIFEDLYKQALECHPGEHAELGELVSIDGSLINAVLSMHWANYRKGSKKAKVHCGFDINHGIPNKIFLTEGNGAERTFVPKILSKGQTGVMDRGYQSHKEFDLLQEQGKHFVCRIKTRTTRTIIDNHETPSDSYIFYDALVKLGTPNQNQTKRPVRVVGYKIAGVKYYVATDRHDLTAEQIATIYKLRWTIEDFFKWWKEHLKVYHLIARSEYGLMVQILGGLITYLLLAIHCQKQFNEKVTIKRVRQLRTAILNDLFGCEEQGSHSSNRDNIVKDQKIIEQAKT is encoded by the coding sequence ATGACGCACATCTCAGTCCCTAAAAAACAACTACGGTCCCTGAACTTTGACAATTTCAGGTGCCCTCTGATAAAGTCACTTTCAAAAGCACCGGAATTACAATCTCGAGGAGACCGCCCTTTAAAAATGACATTCGAAGACCAGATAAATGCTTTGGTTTATTTCCATCTTCAGGAGCACAAGTCTGCCCGACATTTAATTCAGGATCTCAAGGAGAATGTTTTTGCTAAAGAAAATATTGCGCCAGACGGTGGTATCAGCCGTAGTAGTTTCTGTGAAGCCATCAATCACAGGGGACTCGAACAACTGCAATTTATCTTTGAGGATCTTTATAAACAGGCTCTTGAGTGTCATCCGGGTGAACACGCCGAGTTAGGAGAGTTGGTTTCCATTGACGGTAGTCTCATAAATGCAGTCCTTTCAATGCACTGGGCGAACTACAGAAAAGGAAGTAAAAAAGCCAAAGTACATTGCGGATTTGACATTAATCACGGAATCCCAAACAAAATCTTTTTGACTGAAGGCAACGGCGCTGAACGCACTTTTGTTCCCAAAATACTTTCCAAGGGGCAAACAGGTGTTATGGATCGTGGATATCAATCCCATAAAGAATTTGACCTGCTTCAGGAGCAAGGCAAACATTTTGTCTGCCGTATAAAAACCAGGACAACAAGAACAATTATTGATAACCACGAGACCCCTTCCGACAGCTACATTTTTTATGATGCACTGGTTAAACTTGGTACTCCGAATCAAAACCAGACGAAAAGGCCTGTTCGGGTTGTTGGCTATAAAATTGCTGGCGTCAAATACTATGTGGCAACTGACAGGCATGATTTAACAGCGGAACAAATAGCAACAATTTATAAACTCCGGTGGACCATTGAGGATTTTTTCAAATGGTGGAAAGAACATCTGAAGGTATATCATCTCATTGCCCGCAGTGAATACGGCCTTATGGTTCAGATTCTTGGCGGCCTTATCACTTACCTGTTACTGGCAATCCATTGCCAAAAACAGTTTAATGAAAAGGTCACGATCAAAAGAGTTCGGCAGCTGCGAACCGCCATTCTAAATGACCTGTTTGGCTGCGAGGAGCAGGGCTCTCATAGTTCAAACAGGGACAATATTGTCAAAGATCAAAAAATTATTGAGCAAGCAAAAACCTAA
- a CDS encoding ISAs1 family transposase, which yields MNEKKSLETFFDNIQDPRHHNKLHNLIDVVIIAICAVVAGADTYEQIENFGKKKKRWLSKFLSLPHGIPSHETFGRIFERMNPNEFQSSFMHWVQSVAKMTKGQVIAIDGKTLRRSHDTSNDKKAIHMISAWASSNKVVLGQLKTEEKSNEITAIPNLLKLLDISGCIITIDAMGTQKKIAETIINKGCDYVLALKENHKTLHDEAVLFFNKMEEMKNQGYQFNEQTSVDGGHGRVETRRAVITSDIDWFEDKKSWKGLKSIGMIESTREMDGQISHEKRYYISSLDSDPNIFGNAVRRHWGIENSVHWVLDIAFREDESRVRKGNSPENFAAIRHVALNLLRNNKTFKGSVKTKRLNAAMDIKYLEEVMFG from the coding sequence ATGAACGAAAAAAAATCTCTTGAAACTTTTTTTGACAATATTCAGGACCCCAGACACCACAATAAGCTTCATAATTTAATTGATGTCGTCATCATCGCAATTTGTGCGGTAGTTGCTGGCGCAGACACTTATGAGCAAATTGAAAACTTTGGCAAAAAGAAAAAAAGGTGGTTGTCAAAATTTCTAAGCCTTCCCCATGGGATACCCTCCCATGAGACCTTTGGCAGAATTTTTGAAAGGATGAACCCGAATGAATTTCAGAGCAGTTTTATGCACTGGGTTCAGTCGGTTGCAAAGATGACCAAAGGTCAAGTCATTGCAATCGACGGCAAAACTCTAAGGCGTTCACACGATACCTCCAATGATAAGAAAGCCATTCATATGATCAGTGCGTGGGCTTCGTCTAATAAAGTGGTTTTAGGGCAATTAAAAACCGAAGAAAAATCAAATGAAATTACGGCCATTCCAAATCTTTTAAAACTTTTAGATATCTCGGGCTGCATTATAACCATTGATGCCATGGGCACTCAAAAGAAAATCGCTGAAACCATAATAAACAAAGGGTGTGACTATGTCCTTGCCCTGAAAGAAAATCATAAAACCTTGCATGATGAAGCGGTACTTTTTTTCAATAAAATGGAAGAAATGAAAAATCAGGGGTACCAGTTTAATGAACAGACCAGTGTTGACGGAGGGCACGGTCGAGTCGAAACGCGCAGGGCTGTGATAACCTCTGATATTGATTGGTTTGAAGATAAAAAAAGTTGGAAAGGTTTGAAAAGTATTGGAATGATTGAATCCACCCGGGAAATGGACGGCCAGATCAGTCATGAAAAGCGATATTATATATCGAGCCTGGATAGCGACCCCAATATTTTTGGTAATGCTGTCAGGAGGCATTGGGGAATTGAAAATTCAGTGCATTGGGTATTGGATATTGCGTTCCGTGAAGACGAAAGCAGAGTCAGAAAGGGGAACTCTCCTGAGAATTTTGCAGCGATTCGGCACGTTGCATTAAATTTATTACGGAACAATAAGACATTTAAAGGGAGTGTAAAAACCAAAAGGTTGAATGCTGCTATGGATATCAAATATCTGGAGGAAGTTATGTTTGGATGA